One window from the genome of Actinomycetes bacterium encodes:
- a CDS encoding OsmC family protein, which translates to MREDTGPPTANPGYRTVTVDRDPAGVLHARNVRDGSLTVGHGDDGHFTPTELLLAAIAACTAADVDALTSRRAEPNAFAVLVEALKVRDDDGNRLSDVTVTFRVAFPDGSRGDAARAVLPDAVRRSHDRLCTVGRTVELATPVETRIEG; encoded by the coding sequence GTGCGCGAAGACACCGGCCCCCCGACGGCGAACCCCGGCTACCGCACGGTCACGGTCGACCGCGACCCGGCCGGAGTGCTGCACGCGCGCAACGTCCGCGATGGCAGCCTGACTGTCGGGCACGGCGACGACGGGCACTTCACGCCGACCGAGCTGCTGCTCGCGGCGATCGCGGCCTGCACCGCCGCCGACGTCGACGCCCTCACCAGCCGCCGGGCGGAGCCGAACGCCTTCGCCGTGCTGGTCGAGGCCCTCAAGGTGCGCGACGACGACGGCAACCGGCTGTCCGACGTCACGGTCACCTTCCGGGTCGCCTTCCCCGACGGATCCCGAGGCGACGCGGCGCGCGCGGTCCTCCCGGACGCCGTGCGCCGCTCGCACGACCGACTGTGCACCGTCGGCCGCACGGTCGAGCTGGCCACGCCCGTCGAGACACGCATCGAGGGTTGA
- a CDS encoding ABC transporter ATP-binding protein: protein MPSLVVTESLTKRYGARVTALADLHVEVPEGVTGLVGANGAGKSTLIKILLGLLPATSGSARVLDLDVATQGQRIRELVGYMPEHDCLPPDVTATELVVHLARMSGLPTNAARERAADTLRHVGLFEERYRPVGGYSTGMKQRVKLAQALVHDPQLVLLDEPTNGLDPAGRDEMLRLIRRIGTVFGISVVVTSHLMGELERVCDHVVVIDGGRLMRSAATSTMTALTQDVVVEVTERGADVEARLAAAGVAVRRQGEVLHLVLTDDGTYDLVRDAVADLGIGLVRLQRGRQHMLDMFRDAPVGAAP from the coding sequence ATGCCGTCGCTCGTCGTCACGGAGTCGCTGACGAAGCGGTACGGCGCCAGGGTGACCGCCTTGGCCGATCTCCACGTGGAGGTGCCCGAGGGCGTGACCGGCCTGGTCGGCGCCAACGGGGCCGGCAAGTCGACGCTGATCAAGATCCTGCTCGGGCTCCTGCCGGCCACGTCGGGCAGCGCCCGGGTGCTCGACCTGGACGTGGCGACCCAGGGGCAGCGGATCCGTGAGCTGGTCGGTTACATGCCCGAGCACGACTGCCTGCCTCCGGACGTCACCGCCACCGAGCTGGTCGTGCACCTGGCGCGGATGTCCGGGCTGCCCACCAACGCCGCCCGCGAGCGGGCTGCGGACACGCTGCGCCACGTCGGCCTGTTCGAGGAGCGCTACCGGCCGGTCGGCGGCTACTCGACCGGCATGAAGCAGCGGGTCAAGCTCGCTCAGGCCCTGGTGCACGACCCGCAGCTGGTGCTGCTCGACGAGCCGACCAACGGGCTCGACCCGGCCGGTCGCGACGAGATGCTGCGCCTGATCCGCCGGATCGGCACCGTGTTCGGCATCTCCGTCGTCGTCACCTCGCACCTCATGGGTGAGCTGGAGCGCGTCTGCGACCACGTCGTGGTCATCGACGGCGGCCGCCTGATGCGTTCGGCCGCGACGTCGACGATGACCGCCCTGACCCAGGACGTCGTCGTCGAGGTCACCGAGCGCGGTGCCGACGTCGAGGCCCGGCTGGCCGCGGCGGGCGTCGCGGTGCGTCGCCAGGGCGAGGTGCTCCACCTGGTGCTGACCGACGACGGCACGTATGACCTGGTCCGCGACGCGGTCGCCGACCTCGGCATCGGTCTGGTGCGGCTGCAGCGCGGCCGCCAGCACATGCTGGACATGTTCCGGGACGCTCCGGTGGGTGCTGCCCCGTGA
- a CDS encoding ABC transporter permease encodes MTVPRETGAIHDIGYRHYTGPRLGAAYIARSLTVHSLRGAFGLGRATRSKVVPFLLLAAMVVPAFVIALVVVLGGADELPLEYTSYAVRLGAVLTIFVAAQSPQAVSRDLRFRLVALYFARPISRATYVRSKLLAMSAALFGFLTAPLVVLYVGALLGELDVWDNTVGFLKGVAGAAMFAVVLASVGLAIAAWTPRRGIGVAAIVTVLTLLGGISAIVSGVAEEQGQDTLAGWAGLISPVSIVDGVQVWLLDSSAAVVAGPPGTWGGPVFALVAVALVAACYLLLMRRYRAVTDA; translated from the coding sequence GTGACCGTGCCGCGCGAGACCGGCGCCATCCACGACATCGGCTACCGCCACTACACCGGGCCGCGTCTGGGGGCCGCCTACATCGCTCGCTCCCTGACGGTGCACAGCCTGCGTGGCGCCTTCGGCCTCGGGCGGGCCACCCGCTCGAAGGTCGTGCCGTTCCTGCTACTCGCGGCGATGGTCGTCCCGGCGTTCGTCATCGCCCTGGTCGTCGTGCTGGGCGGCGCCGACGAGCTGCCGCTGGAGTACACCTCCTACGCGGTGCGCCTCGGGGCAGTCCTGACCATCTTCGTCGCAGCCCAGTCCCCGCAGGCGGTGTCGCGGGACCTGCGGTTCCGGCTGGTCGCCCTCTACTTCGCCCGGCCGATCTCGCGCGCGACGTACGTCCGGTCGAAGCTCCTCGCGATGTCCGCGGCGCTGTTCGGCTTCCTCACCGCGCCGCTCGTCGTGCTGTACGTCGGCGCGCTGCTCGGCGAGCTCGACGTCTGGGACAACACGGTCGGGTTCCTCAAGGGCGTCGCCGGGGCGGCGATGTTCGCCGTCGTCCTCGCGTCGGTCGGGCTGGCCATCGCTGCCTGGACACCGCGGCGCGGCATCGGGGTCGCGGCGATCGTCACCGTGCTGACGCTGCTCGGGGGCATCTCCGCCATCGTCTCCGGCGTCGCCGAGGAGCAGGGCCAGGACACCCTGGCCGGCTGGGCCGGGCTGATCTCACCGGTCTCCATCGTCGACGGTGTGCAGGTCTGGTTGCTCGACTCGTCGGCCGCTGTCGTCGCCGGCCCGCCGGGCACGTGGGGCGGGCCGGTCTTCGCGCTCGTCGCGGTCGCCCTCGTGGCGGCCTGCTACCTGCTGCTGATGCGGCGATACCGGGCGGTGACCGACGCGTGA
- a CDS encoding ABC transporter ATP-binding protein, with product MSSITLSTVSRWYGDVVAVNDVTMTIGPGITGLLGPNGAGKSTLISMMAGFLAPSAGTVELDGRAVWRHEDAYRHIGIVPETEAAYDVVTGAVFVLANAKLHGLADPGGAARRAIGLVDMAAAADREIGTYSKGMKQRIKMASALVHDPAVLLLDEPFNGMDPRQRLHLMDLLTRLGTEGRTVLFSSHILEEVEEIAGTIEVVVAGRHAASGDFRDIRRLMTERPHQFTVSSSDDRSLAAAVVAEGAASAVELGETLRVQSSDHGRFVHVLPRLARDRGIRLYSVAPADESLESVFAYLVTR from the coding sequence GTGAGCTCCATCACGCTCAGCACGGTGTCGCGGTGGTACGGCGACGTGGTCGCGGTCAACGACGTCACGATGACGATCGGGCCGGGCATCACCGGCCTGCTCGGGCCCAACGGCGCCGGCAAGTCGACGCTGATCTCGATGATGGCCGGCTTCCTGGCGCCGTCGGCCGGGACGGTCGAGCTGGATGGGCGCGCGGTCTGGCGCCACGAGGACGCCTACCGGCACATCGGCATCGTGCCGGAGACCGAGGCGGCGTACGACGTTGTCACCGGGGCGGTCTTCGTGCTCGCCAACGCCAAGCTGCACGGGCTGGCCGACCCGGGGGGCGCGGCGCGGCGCGCGATCGGGCTGGTCGACATGGCGGCCGCGGCCGACCGGGAGATCGGCACCTACTCCAAGGGCATGAAACAGCGCATCAAGATGGCGTCGGCGCTGGTCCACGACCCGGCCGTGCTGCTGCTGGACGAGCCGTTCAACGGCATGGACCCACGGCAGCGCCTGCACCTGATGGACCTGCTCACCAGGCTCGGCACCGAGGGTCGCACCGTCCTCTTCAGCTCGCACATCCTCGAGGAGGTCGAGGAGATCGCCGGCACGATCGAGGTCGTGGTCGCTGGTCGGCACGCAGCCTCCGGGGACTTCCGCGACATCCGCCGGCTGATGACCGAGCGGCCGCACCAGTTCACGGTCTCGTCCAGCGACGACCGCTCACTTGCCGCCGCCGTGGTCGCCGAGGGGGCCGCCTCGGCGGTGGAGCTCGGGGAGACCCTGCGGGTGCAGTCCAGCGACCACGGGCGGTTCGTGCACGTGCTCCCGCGGCTGGCTCGCGACCGCGGCATCCGGCTCTACTCGGTGGCTCCCGCCGACGAGTCGCTCGAGAGCGTCTTCGCCTACCTGGTGACCCGGTGA
- a CDS encoding ABC transporter permease subunit gives MNSTIASLTLRTLLGRRRAWLLVVLPAALLLMSLLLRLTVGQDDRTDAAVVVLGAFAIATVVPLLALIAGTGALGGEIDDGSIVYLLSKPLNRHVIVTTKLAVSAAVVTLFGALPVLLSGLVLVGGADRLAIAYGAGAFVAGVTYCAVFLLLSVLTRNAVVIGLVYALVWEAGVGNVLPGAQALSIQQWSLAVTRAIVGGDRADALELTAAVRPQVAVVALVVVLVGATYLAGRRLRSLRLTFAG, from the coding sequence GTGAACTCCACGATCGCGTCGCTGACGCTGCGCACCCTGCTCGGCCGGCGCCGGGCCTGGCTGCTGGTGGTGCTGCCGGCGGCGCTGCTGCTGATGTCGCTCCTGCTGCGGCTCACCGTGGGCCAGGACGACCGCACCGATGCAGCCGTGGTGGTGCTGGGAGCCTTCGCGATCGCGACCGTCGTCCCGCTGCTCGCGCTGATCGCCGGCACCGGCGCGCTCGGCGGTGAGATCGACGACGGTTCGATCGTCTACCTGCTGAGCAAGCCGTTGAACCGGCACGTCATCGTCACCACGAAGCTCGCCGTGTCGGCAGCGGTGGTCACCCTCTTCGGAGCGCTGCCGGTGCTGCTGTCCGGACTGGTGCTGGTCGGAGGAGCGGACCGGCTGGCGATCGCGTACGGCGCCGGGGCCTTCGTCGCCGGGGTCACCTACTGCGCGGTGTTCTTGCTGCTGTCGGTGCTCACCCGCAACGCGGTCGTCATCGGCCTGGTCTACGCGCTGGTCTGGGAGGCCGGCGTGGGCAACGTGCTGCCCGGCGCCCAGGCCCTGAGCATCCAGCAGTGGTCGCTCGCGGTGACCAGGGCGATCGTCGGCGGCGACCGGGCCGACGCGCTCGAGCTGACCGCGGCGGTACGCCCCCAGGTCGCTGTGGTCGCCCTTGTCGTCGTGCTGGTCGGGGCGACCTACCTGGCCGGCCGGCGGCTGCGCAGCCTGCGTCTGACCTTCGCCGGCTGA
- a CDS encoding VOC family protein → MSIRWQCICVDSTDPARIAPFWEQALGWRRTYDSADEVVLEPPAGSAEDGVAPDLLFLRVPEEKSVKNRLHIDLRPDDQAAEVARLEALGAVRVDVGQSAAENVTWVVLADPDGNEFCVLRALTPEELAE, encoded by the coding sequence GTGAGCATCCGCTGGCAGTGCATCTGCGTCGACTCGACGGACCCGGCCCGCATCGCGCCGTTCTGGGAGCAGGCCCTGGGCTGGCGCCGCACCTACGACTCCGCGGACGAGGTGGTCCTGGAGCCACCTGCGGGCAGCGCCGAGGACGGCGTGGCGCCGGACCTCCTCTTCCTCCGGGTCCCGGAGGAGAAGTCGGTGAAGAACCGCCTGCACATCGACCTGCGCCCGGACGACCAGGCGGCCGAGGTCGCCCGCCTCGAGGCGCTCGGTGCCGTCCGGGTGGACGTCGGCCAGAGCGCGGCGGAGAACGTCACCTGGGTGGTGCTCGCCGACCCCGACGGTAACGAGTTCTGCGTGCTCCGGGCGCTGACCCCGGAGGAGCTCGCCGAGTAG
- a CDS encoding ATP-dependent DNA ligase, which translates to MAGVVEEERDGVRLTNLDQPLTSDGSETKRDLVDYLDQMADRLVPVLAGRALSVIRVRPGQPAFMQKNLPAYAPESVRTLDVPTQDGRKVVHYPVCDDRETLLWFGNQRAVEYHPTLFRGTEADCPTHLVVDLDPPAGSAAFGQAVAAARLVREVLTEAGMAAVVKTSGAKGVHVVVPLSPGAGAADVAAATRAIAARAERLDPQLTTTAFVVEERGGKVFLDSTRSGGATVVAAWSPRARPGGTVSFPVAWDDLDDVTPADFTITSVPTLVGDTDPWSDLMPEPQVLDAGLVEEGHTVPVARVAAMHEGKRRKRAEQAAAEPDG; encoded by the coding sequence ATGGCCGGCGTGGTCGAGGAGGAGCGCGACGGCGTACGGCTGACGAATCTCGACCAGCCGCTCACCAGCGACGGCAGCGAGACCAAGCGCGACCTGGTGGACTACCTGGACCAGATGGCCGACCGGCTGGTGCCGGTGCTCGCCGGCCGAGCGCTCAGCGTGATACGCGTCCGGCCAGGACAGCCGGCCTTCATGCAGAAGAACCTGCCGGCCTACGCGCCGGAGTCGGTCCGGACGCTCGACGTGCCGACGCAGGACGGCAGGAAGGTCGTGCACTACCCGGTCTGCGACGACCGGGAGACGTTGCTGTGGTTCGGCAACCAGCGCGCGGTCGAGTACCACCCGACGCTGTTCCGCGGCACGGAGGCCGACTGCCCCACCCACCTCGTCGTCGACCTGGACCCGCCGGCGGGCTCGGCGGCGTTCGGCCAGGCGGTCGCGGCGGCCCGGCTGGTGCGAGAGGTGCTGACCGAGGCGGGCATGGCCGCCGTGGTCAAGACCAGCGGGGCCAAGGGCGTGCACGTCGTGGTCCCACTTTCCCCTGGCGCAGGGGCGGCCGACGTGGCGGCCGCGACCAGGGCCATCGCGGCCCGCGCGGAGCGGCTCGACCCGCAGCTGACGACGACGGCGTTCGTCGTCGAGGAGCGCGGCGGCAAGGTGTTCCTCGACTCGACCCGTTCCGGCGGCGCGACAGTGGTGGCCGCCTGGAGCCCTCGGGCGAGGCCAGGCGGGACCGTGTCGTTCCCGGTCGCCTGGGACGACCTCGACGACGTGACCCCGGCCGACTTCACGATCACCTCCGTGCCGACACTCGTCGGCGACACCGATCCGTGGTCCGACCTGATGCCGGAGCCGCAGGTGCTCGACGCCGGCCTGGTGGAGGAGGGCCACACCGTCCCGGTCGCCCGGGTCGCCGCGATGCACGAAGGCAAGCGGCGCAAGCGAGCGGAGCAGGCGGCCGCCGAGCCCGACGGGTAG